In Candidatus Methylomirabilota bacterium, a single window of DNA contains:
- a CDS encoding SDR family oxidoreductase: MRVEAQRVAVITGGTKGIGKAIAYRLAQDGCDIVLNYHGDDGAAQSALREFDSLPVKTIAVKADVSTSAGASLVIETAVSQLGSLDVLVNNVGPFFVRALSDTTDDEWRRTLDSNLSSAFYCSRAALRVMRKRRAGSITNIGALNVEHSPIGVFEAPVYYIAKSGVIMLTRSLARSEAPWGIRVNAVNPGFIETETYGQYRAEDKAAWTRMIPLGRLGTPGDVAEAVSFLASDKARYVTGAILHVHGGLWV; encoded by the coding sequence ATGCGAGTAGAAGCGCAACGGGTGGCGGTGATCACCGGCGGCACCAAAGGGATCGGCAAAGCGATCGCCTACCGCCTCGCCCAGGATGGGTGCGATATCGTCCTGAACTATCATGGCGACGACGGTGCAGCCCAATCGGCCCTCCGGGAGTTCGATAGCCTCCCCGTCAAGACGATAGCTGTGAAAGCGGATGTCTCCACATCGGCCGGCGCGTCCCTTGTCATCGAGACGGCAGTCAGCCAACTCGGCTCTCTTGATGTCCTGGTCAACAACGTGGGGCCGTTTTTCGTGCGGGCCTTATCCGACACTACCGATGACGAATGGCGACGAACCCTGGACAGCAACCTGAGCAGCGCCTTTTATTGCAGTAGAGCGGCCCTGCGGGTCATGCGAAAGCGGCGGGCCGGCAGCATCACCAATATCGGGGCGCTCAATGTGGAGCATTCGCCGATTGGGGTCTTTGAGGCCCCAGTCTACTACATCGCCAAGTCCGGCGTGATCATGCTGACCAGATCGTTGGCACGATCCGAAGCGCCATGGGGCATCCGAGTGAACGCCGTCAACCCCGGTTTCATCGAAACCGAAACCTACGGTCAGTATCGCGCCGAGGATAAAGCTGCCTGGACCAGAATGATCCCCCTCGGTCGATTAGGCACGCCTGGCGATGTCGCCGAGGCGGTGAGTTTCCTGGCGTCCGACAAAGCGCGATATGTGACAGGGGCGATCCTCCACGTCCACGGCGGCCTCTGGGTGTAA
- a CDS encoding PTS mannitol transporter subunit IIABC — protein MKILFITGKLAERALKETLAGMQAEFDHEVAVLKISVAALMTTPFILHSLRSPSADLLMIPGLCRIEPHELEQSLGVKVEKGPKDLRDIPYYFGVEKQREGYGGHDLTILAEINDAPTLPVGEILSKARYYAACGADVIDVGCTPGQPAGNVGEIVSALRSEGFRVSIDSFDPQEILAADKAGAELLLSLNAQNLHLAPDLQCTPVIIPDFGKGLDSLAANIKAVERLGGRRYLIDPILAPISFGFAESLARYAEARRRFPQAEILMGVGNVTELTDADSTGINALLTGVMSELQIRYALTTEVASWARGSVRELDLARRLMYYARQHGVLPKDIDDGLLTIKDRRIDCPSEAELREMQRMVTDPNFRIFADREAIYVFNRDLFIKETDIRRIFDQLTTHLGPEPIGHAFYLGRELMKARLAMLLGKKYIQEDELKWGYLNYDLPQ, from the coding sequence ATGAAGATCCTCTTCATTACCGGCAAGCTGGCCGAGCGCGCCCTGAAAGAGACGCTGGCCGGCATGCAGGCCGAGTTCGACCACGAGGTGGCCGTTCTCAAGATCAGCGTGGCCGCCCTGATGACTACGCCGTTCATTCTCCATTCGCTTCGGTCGCCCAGCGCTGATCTGCTGATGATCCCTGGACTCTGCCGCATAGAACCTCACGAGTTGGAGCAGTCGCTGGGCGTGAAGGTCGAAAAGGGGCCCAAGGATCTGCGTGATATCCCCTACTACTTTGGCGTAGAGAAGCAACGGGAGGGGTATGGCGGGCACGATCTGACCATCCTGGCCGAGATCAACGACGCCCCCACCCTGCCGGTCGGCGAGATCCTCAGCAAGGCGCGCTACTACGCGGCCTGCGGCGCGGATGTCATCGACGTCGGTTGTACACCGGGGCAACCGGCCGGCAATGTTGGCGAGATCGTCTCGGCGCTTCGGTCCGAAGGGTTCCGGGTCAGCATCGACAGTTTCGATCCGCAGGAGATCCTCGCCGCCGACAAGGCCGGCGCCGAACTGCTCCTGAGCCTGAACGCTCAGAACCTGCATCTGGCCCCGGATCTGCAGTGTACCCCGGTGATCATTCCCGACTTCGGCAAGGGGCTGGATTCCCTCGCGGCAAATATCAAGGCGGTAGAGCGCCTGGGCGGCCGACGATACCTCATCGACCCGATCCTCGCGCCGATCAGCTTCGGTTTCGCCGAATCGCTCGCTCGCTACGCTGAGGCGAGGCGTCGCTTCCCGCAGGCAGAAATCCTCATGGGGGTGGGGAACGTCACCGAGCTGACCGATGCCGACAGCACCGGGATCAATGCGCTGCTCACCGGGGTGATGTCGGAGCTACAGATCCGCTATGCGCTCACCACCGAGGTGGCCTCGTGGGCCAGGGGCTCTGTCCGCGAATTGGATCTGGCTCGCCGTCTCATGTATTACGCCCGGCAGCACGGGGTGTTGCCGAAAGATATCGACGACGGCCTGCTTACCATCAAGGATCGGCGGATCGATTGCCCGTCAGAGGCGGAGCTGAGGGAGATGCAGCGGATGGTAACGGACCCGAACTTCCGGATCTTTGCCGACCGAGAAGCCATCTATGTGTTTAATCGCGATCTCTTCATCAAGGAGACCGACATCCGCCGGATCTTCGACCAGCTCACGACACACCTCGGCCCGGAACCGATCGGCCACGCCTTTTACCTGGGTCGCGAGCTGATGAAGGCGAGGTTGGCGATGCTGCTCGGGAAGAAATATATTCAAGAAGACGAGCTGAAATGGGGATATCTTAACTATGACCTACCTCAATGA
- a CDS encoding DUF447 family protein has product MTYLNEMQAQGDRAMIIESIVTTMNEAGEANFAPMGVTIDEGEIVIRPYTDSATCRNLVATSAAVVNLTDNCRLFAESAITSPQFPTFPAELITGLVLTDACSYYECSVMYADTATSRATFRCKIIKKGVLREFIGFNRAKNAIIEAAILATRVRFMEVDTILQEYRRLSEIVQKTGGEQEALAMQYLQNYVERQPQ; this is encoded by the coding sequence ATGACCTACCTCAATGAAATGCAGGCGCAAGGGGACAGGGCTATGATTATTGAGAGTATCGTCACAACGATGAATGAGGCGGGAGAGGCGAACTTCGCGCCGATGGGGGTCACCATCGACGAAGGGGAGATCGTTATCCGGCCCTATACCGATTCGGCCACCTGTCGGAATCTTGTCGCCACCAGTGCTGCTGTCGTCAATCTGACCGACAACTGCCGGCTGTTCGCCGAAAGCGCTATCACCAGCCCTCAGTTTCCGACCTTTCCGGCTGAGCTTATCACCGGCCTTGTGTTGACCGACGCCTGCTCGTATTACGAGTGTTCAGTCATGTATGCCGATACCGCCACGTCGCGCGCGACCTTCCGCTGCAAGATCATCAAGAAGGGGGTGCTGCGGGAATTTATCGGGTTCAACCGGGCGAAGAACGCCATTATTGAGGCGGCCATCCTCGCCACACGGGTCCGGTTCATGGAAGTGGACACGATCCTTCAGGAGTATCGCCGCCTGTCCGAGATTGTGCAGAAGACCGGGGGTGAGCAGGAAGCCCTGGCGATGCAATACCTCCAGAACTACGTGGAGCGGCAGCCTCAATGA
- a CDS encoding kinase, with translation MRVTVKAHARLHFGFIDPDGSSGRQFGSIGLSINEPAIILEATPADRLSAAGQERDRVLALARRFLRHYNIRHRAHIAVKTTIPAHAGLGSGTQLALSVASALARLFSINADVRKLAAVMGRGGRSGIGIAAFERGGFIVDAGRRVSMGRTVESELKRIEARTSGLLPPTIVRYPLPREWTFVVAVPHVGHGLTGKKEVRAFHRLAGRPADAGRLSRIVLMQMLPSVLERDPIVFGESLTRIQRIVGAWFQSVQGGTFATTQGAALVKAMSRAGALGVGQSSWGPAVYGLAKDQEMAASIMGRMRTIVPHKINADIFPVRAFNRGADIR, from the coding sequence ATGAGGGTGACGGTTAAGGCCCATGCCAGGCTTCACTTCGGCTTCATCGACCCCGATGGCTCATCGGGTCGACAGTTCGGGAGCATCGGGCTGTCAATCAACGAACCCGCGATCATACTCGAGGCCACGCCGGCAGATCGCCTCTCGGCCGCAGGGCAAGAGCGGGATCGTGTCCTCGCATTGGCCCGCCGCTTCCTCCGCCACTATAATATTCGCCACAGGGCACACATCGCCGTCAAAACAACTATCCCCGCCCATGCCGGCCTAGGCTCGGGAACGCAACTTGCGCTCAGCGTCGCTTCAGCGCTGGCTCGCCTTTTCTCCATCAACGCCGATGTTCGGAAGTTGGCGGCCGTGATGGGCAGAGGGGGTCGGTCGGGGATCGGGATCGCTGCCTTTGAGCGGGGCGGTTTCATCGTGGACGCCGGACGGAGGGTGAGCATGGGTAGAACAGTGGAGAGCGAGTTGAAGCGCATTGAAGCACGGACCTCAGGGCTCCTCCCTCCAACGATCGTTCGCTATCCCCTTCCGAGGGAGTGGACCTTTGTTGTGGCGGTCCCACACGTTGGTCATGGGCTCACCGGAAAAAAAGAGGTCCGGGCGTTTCACCGGCTCGCCGGCCGTCCTGCCGACGCGGGACGACTCAGCCGAATCGTGCTCATGCAGATGCTCCCGTCGGTGCTTGAGCGCGACCCTATCGTCTTCGGTGAGTCGCTTACCAGGATTCAGCGAATTGTTGGAGCATGGTTCCAATCCGTCCAAGGCGGAACGTTCGCCACCACGCAGGGGGCGGCGCTGGTCAAGGCGATGTCGCGGGCTGGGGCGTTAGGGGTCGGGCAGAGTTCCTGGGGACCGGCGGTCTATGGACTGGCGAAGGATCAGGAGATGGCCGCATCGATTATGGGAAGGATGAGGACAATCGTCCCGCACAAGATCAACGCCGATATCTTTCCGGTAAGGGCCTTCAATCGAGGGGCCGACATCCGCTGA
- a CDS encoding sigma-54-dependent Fis family transcriptional regulator gives MPKPPRILVVDDDATAGAVLAEVLTKAGYEVEVAGGGAEAVEMGQRDPVDLVLTDIKMAGMDGMAVLKRFREFSPETPIILLTAFGAIESAIEAIKGGAYDYISKPFKKDEVLLTIRRALDQRRLLCENLQYRQELRNRYQFSNIIGSSRVMIDVYKLVARVAPGRSPVLLQGESGTGKELIARAIHYNGPRVNAPFVAVNCAALTESLLESELFGHEKGAFTGATAVKPGLFEQATGGTILLDEVGDMSPALQAKLLRVLQEQEIRRVGSDRSIPVDVRVLASTNRDLWSMVRKEQFREDLYYRLNGVIITLPPLRDRREDIPMLAYHFIQKFAIMNQKRVVGISPEALMVLQQADWPGNIRELEHTVESAVIMTSHEIIMPDDLPVALRKSAPVATTLEFPNLVTLEELEKRYLIRILNETRGNKTQAAKILGIDRRTLYRMAERFGLDLTDE, from the coding sequence ATGCCTAAGCCGCCTCGAATCCTCGTCGTCGATGATGATGCCACAGCCGGCGCAGTCTTGGCCGAAGTCTTAACCAAAGCCGGCTACGAAGTGGAGGTGGCAGGCGGAGGAGCCGAAGCGGTGGAAATGGGTCAGCGGGATCCCGTGGATCTGGTGCTGACCGATATCAAAATGGCAGGCATGGACGGTATGGCCGTGCTCAAGCGGTTTCGAGAGTTCAGCCCGGAGACCCCGATCATCCTCCTTACCGCCTTCGGCGCCATAGAGTCGGCTATCGAGGCGATCAAGGGCGGGGCCTATGATTACATCAGCAAGCCGTTCAAGAAGGATGAGGTCCTGCTCACAATCCGTCGAGCCCTGGATCAGCGCCGGTTACTATGCGAGAACCTGCAGTACCGACAGGAGCTTCGCAACCGATATCAGTTTTCCAATATCATTGGAAGCAGCCGAGTGATGATCGACGTGTATAAGCTGGTAGCCCGTGTGGCGCCCGGGCGTAGCCCCGTCCTGCTGCAAGGTGAGAGCGGAACCGGCAAAGAGCTGATTGCCAGGGCGATTCATTATAATGGGCCTCGGGTAAATGCGCCCTTCGTGGCGGTGAACTGCGCGGCTCTGACCGAAAGCCTGCTGGAGAGCGAGCTGTTCGGCCACGAGAAGGGTGCCTTTACGGGGGCAACGGCCGTGAAGCCGGGGCTGTTTGAGCAGGCCACCGGCGGGACGATTCTCCTGGACGAGGTGGGGGATATGAGCCCCGCCTTGCAAGCCAAACTGTTACGGGTCCTGCAGGAGCAGGAAATCCGACGGGTCGGAAGCGACAGGTCGATCCCCGTTGATGTCCGGGTGCTCGCCTCCACCAATCGCGACCTCTGGTCCATGGTGAGGAAGGAGCAGTTCCGCGAGGATCTGTACTACCGCCTCAACGGTGTGATCATTACATTACCGCCGCTGCGCGACCGTCGGGAAGATATCCCGATGTTGGCCTATCATTTTATACAAAAGTTTGCTATCATGAACCAGAAACGGGTGGTAGGGATTTCGCCGGAAGCCCTGATGGTACTCCAGCAAGCGGATTGGCCCGGGAATATCCGGGAGTTGGAGCATACGGTTGAATCGGCGGTGATCATGACCAGCCACGAGATCATCATGCCGGACGATCTTCCGGTCGCTTTGCGCAAATCAGCGCCCGTTGCCACTACACTGGAATTTCCGAACCTTGTCACGCTGGAAGAGCTGGAAAAGC